Within the Erigeron canadensis isolate Cc75 chromosome 6, C_canadensis_v1, whole genome shotgun sequence genome, the region ATCATCGTATTCCTCGGCGTTCATGGGAGACATCGAATTTGGCCGGTTAGGGTGATATACTGAGGAGAAAGGTGAGGGATAATGGTTGGATGAAAAAGAAAGGTTGTTCGAGCTAGTGGGTCTTGAATTGGTTGAGTTGATGCCGATGTAATTATCATGACTAGTGGTCGAACTAGAATGATGGAAGGGATCTTGGGGTGAGCCATGACCACCGGAGCTAGCCCTGACGGCTCTGTGAACCGTGTTCATCAACCCTCCACCCATTGGTCCGAATGACCTCCTCATGTTGTGCTTATCTCTTTATAATAAATCTTTTAAGCTGGTTTTTATTGAGGAAAGTGTACCCATATGTTATGAAAGTTTGCGATGTGATTTTTTCCCATTTCACGAGAACAATATCCAACCACGAAGTGTATCTATACATTTGGTTGATATTTCAGTAAATGGGCTTTGTAAAGTTTTGTCGGCTCCTTTTTAGGTCCAAATCGCAAAATGGATGATACCATTGTCCGATTGCTATATTAATGGGTATGACTTATTAGGTGACCTTATTTGTAAATGGTTTTTATCTATTTCTTAAGTTAATAGCTATATAACAAGTACAACTTTTGTAATAAATCAAATGTTAAAGTAACACTCCCGGCCTACAATGAGTAAAAGATCTAACTCTTAAATGTTATACCATTTTTAACCTCCGGAGTTTTTCTGATTCAATGAGGATCAAAAGTGTTATTAACTAATTCTTTAGTCAATAATAATGTCATCAAAAAAACTTATTGgtgaataataaaaaataaaattcaatcaatggtcattatttttttaatttaaaattaaaggttttgttttaatatatattaaagattaaaGATGTTATGTTACCAAGTATTTTACAACTTGATTGGTACATTGTACATATACTGTATCCAGCAATCTTTAAGCAcaactcaaagttcacacataCCCAAATAATCACGTAAGCCCCAAAGCCTGCActgtgtttttgagtttttttatggaatgaaaagaaaggaaagcaaatgattacaaaacaaattgtGTTCATGAGTTTAATTTAAGGGGTGGAAGGGAAGTGAAATGAAAAGAAGTGGAATgattttttagttgattttgtctaaaaaaatttcttccCATATATgggatgatttgaaaggaaGATAATATCGCTTTCAatcatttcttttcatttataaaCCAAACTCAAGAACACGGTGTTGTTGTAtacctttttataaaaatatatacaatcatAAAGTTTAGGTCTTGTGTTTtaggaaaaaataaataaattataataatagtaatagtaataatagCAATTGTGGAAGTAATTAATCATGTTATCACTTAATATGCtgttctacaaaaaaaaaaaaaaaaaaaaaatgctactCGTATCACTATATTAATacctttgaaaaagaaaattagccTTGTGATAAAAAACTAGTccaagcccaataactaatgggCTGGTTATACAGTTTGGATCCGACCTATTAAGAAACCCTAAAAATCCTATGCATATAGgtattttttctgtttttatttttgcaagCAGCAGCTCCATATCCATTACAGAAAGAAAGGTGCAGACCAACTGGTTAACATGGGTAAGAAAGAAATTATCATATGCCTCTTTTGCGATCTCTGTTATATCTCTTTCACTTTACTATTTTtatcctacatatatatataaataaaagtaaataattgAAATGGGATTGAAGTGATTGAtatgaaataaatgaaaaacagGGGCATATACATACGTGTCGGAGCTATGGAGGAAGAAGCAATCCGATGTGATGAGGTTTATGCAGAGAGTTAGGTGCTGGGAGTATCGTCAGCTGCCTTCTATTGTCCGGGTCACTCATCCTACCCGACCCGATAAGGCTCGTCGTATGGGTTACAAAGCCAAACAggttttcttcctttctttctatcattttttatttacaaatatatgtcatcctttataaatgtttatttatcattattagtaGAATTCTTATTGTATATAAATCTAGTTAGGCTTGGCTGTAACAattttcatatacatatatatgtctttttttataaatgtttatttttttattattagtagaattattattgtatatagaTCAAATTAGGCTTGACTGTAATTTAGTACTTGATATCTATGCATTTGTTTTACTGTACAAGTAAAGGAACTTACATATGCTCGATCTTTTATAATGATGTTGACGATGTTCGAACAAGAGATGGATttgtacatatacatattacaaCTCTGAATAAACTAAGATTTATATTTggataaaatcaaataaaatgaaaagggtACCGGGTAAGACGAGAAGTAAGATGAAGTGATGGTTAAAGATGACTACATTTAAGCGGGCTATAAGTATAACTTACAATGTGTTAGAGTAAGCTGGAATGACTAGTTCACACATAAGTGAGGTCGCTTTAGAACTAAAATATAACGGCATCCGCCAGAAGGGAAAACCTGGGCAACAATGTCGTCGTAGAGGATGGATGCTGTAATAAGTTTATTCAGTGGATGATACAATACACGAGAACGTGTGATACCCAATTTACATTGCTGAATATTTTGTGAGAAACCAGTTTTTGTTTGAGCttcttttatattctttttcctATGGATCTTTCTGATGTATGGTATAGACCCAAGtatacaatttttcattgttGTGCATTGTTGTTctgttttttattgattttttagaGATTTATGTTTGGGGTATCATCTGAACAAGTGATCAGGCTTATATTATGTGTTGGAAGATTGTCTTGGATATTCTGACTTATATCATGTGTTGAAACAAAGATTGTATGCTCTTGGATGTTTTGGTATTAAGTTGGTTATGCTTGCAGGGTTATGTCATCTACCGTGTGCGTGTCAGGCGTGGTGGACGAAAGAGGCCTGTTCCAAAGGGTATTGTTTATGGAAAACCTACTAACCAGGGTGTGACTCAGCTGAAGTTTCAACGTAGCAAGAGGTCCGTTGCGGAGGAAAGAGCTGGAAGGAAGTTGGGAGGCCTTAAGGTCCTCAATTCATACTGGCTTAATGAGGTATGCTTTTTCAGCATTCTAGTTAGTGTCTACAATCAAGCAAGCAATGATGCGCGGATAAACGTATCAAACATGCAACTTTTTTGACACCAAGTTATCATCTTTATTCCTGATGCAACATAcctatttatttgtttttctttaaccTAAACTTAGAGTTTTTCACTTTCGTTTACATGAGGTCTCTTTTATCACTGACTTCATATGGTCTATTGATACAATTGCAATCAGGATTCATTTCTTGCACCCTTCATGTATTTGTAACTTATCGGTTTCTAATCTTTGCTTTAACTGCAGGACTCCACTTACAAATATTTTGAGGTGATCTTAGTCGATCCTGCCCATACCAGTATCCGTAATGATCCTAGGATCAACTGGATCTGTAACCCAGTGCACAAGCACAGGGAGCTTCGTGGTCTAACGTCTGCTGGTAAGAAATACCGAGGACTCCGTGGAAAGGGACATTTGAACCACAAGCAACGTCCTTCGAGAAGGGCTACTTGGAAAAGGAACAACACCCTTTCCCTTCGACGTTATCGTTGAAAACTTTATGCATGTTTTATGGTGGTTTCATCTATCATCAGCTTAGACTTAAAATCTTTTGTAAGGATATTAATCTATGTGGCTTGAGACATGAGATCTTTCTTGAAATTTTGATACTTGCTTCTGATTGTCTGTATCTGAGTTGCAGCAACATTTCGATAATGTTATGGAATGGTACTTAATGCCGGTTTTCTTTTTAGAGTCAATTCAGTGGTCTGTATGAAAGGGTATAAGTAGGCAAGGTGGTTTGATTTAAACCATGTCAAAGTTAATTAGCTACTGATCTTTTTTATAGAACCAAACTGAATGCCATCTATTTACTGGACTCCTAATATACGACTAAACTTAATATTTGAATCCAACATTCATTGTTGAGTGATGTTCTTATTATTTATGGCTTTATTGTGCCCTCAATACTCATCCAGACAGGGTTCCGCTTATGTGTAAAAAATAACATGCTCGCTATTATAACATAAAGTAAATGAGTGAGGCACACCAACCAAACGATCCGTAAAACGGGTCTCCTTTGGTACAATCTTCTCCGCCGAGTGTCATATCTTGCAACTTTGAAGTGTCAACTCAACTTTGCAAGTGCTTGATATCGGACTACTAATAACGTTCCGTTGTCTTTGTTGTAGTTGATGTGGTGTTTGGGACGCATATTTtctattatgtgtttttttgaCCACTTGATTACATCGCATTAACTTGAAGTATCCCACCACACAACTCTTGTTAAATACTGTAATGCAATGTTTCCAAGTATGTTCGTACTCCAAACAGTAACTCAGTAAATGTCTTGCTCTACCTTGCGATTCTGCAAATACCCTAAATAGTTTTGGTCCATGAGTGGTGCTTTGTCTGACATGATCCCAGTTTAAAGTTCTTGAAAATTAATTATGAGCTTGCTTGGAGGCAATCAACAAAGTTCACTGTTTTGTTTCAGTATGAACTTGCACCTATTACAGCTTATAATAATGGAGTATTATCATATTGTAATGTAATTGCACTAGttagatttgatttgatttcaaaatatGTAATGGAGTGAAATCAAGACCACC harbors:
- the LOC122603394 gene encoding 60S ribosomal protein L15-like; its protein translation is MGAYTYVSELWRKKQSDVMRFMQRVRCWEYRQLPSIVRVTHPTRPDKARRMGYKAKQGYVIYRVRVRRGGRKRPVPKGIVYGKPTNQGVTQLKFQRSKRSVAEERAGRKLGGLKVLNSYWLNEDSTYKYFEVILVDPAHTSIRNDPRINWICNPVHKHRELRGLTSAGKKYRGLRGKGHLNHKQRPSRRATWKRNNTLSLRRYR